In Providencia zhijiangensis, a single window of DNA contains:
- a CDS encoding D-alanine--D-alanine ligase → MTEKIAVLFGGTSAEREVSLQSGNAVLAGLRQAGVDAHPIDTQDFPVVTLKEAGFDKAFIALHGRGGEDGTIQGMLEFLGLPYTGSGVMASALSMDKLRTKQLWQGAGLSVSPYISLNKQKYTNIKKEQLAQQVKHLGLPLIVKPSLEGSSVGMSKVDSLDALPEAIELAFQFDDTLLIEKWLSGPEYTVAVLGDEVLPSIRIQPPGIFYDYEAKYLSDETQYFCPSGLTSDLEAKLADIAMQAYQAVGCRGWGRVDVMQDSDGEFYLLEVNTSPGMTSHSLVPMAARQAGLDFSQLVVRILELAS, encoded by the coding sequence ATGACAGAAAAAATCGCGGTTCTATTTGGCGGCACATCTGCTGAACGTGAAGTGTCACTTCAGTCTGGCAATGCTGTATTGGCGGGATTACGCCAAGCGGGCGTTGATGCACATCCAATTGATACCCAAGATTTTCCTGTTGTGACATTGAAAGAAGCTGGTTTTGATAAAGCGTTTATCGCCTTACATGGTCGTGGCGGGGAAGACGGCACGATCCAAGGTATGCTTGAGTTTCTGGGGCTTCCATACACAGGCAGTGGCGTAATGGCATCTGCACTGAGTATGGATAAACTACGCACCAAACAACTTTGGCAAGGTGCTGGACTAAGTGTTTCTCCATATATTTCACTTAACAAGCAGAAATATACTAATATTAAAAAAGAGCAGTTAGCTCAGCAAGTTAAGCACTTAGGACTGCCACTTATCGTTAAACCGAGTTTGGAAGGTTCCAGTGTTGGAATGAGCAAAGTTGACTCTCTGGATGCACTGCCAGAAGCCATTGAGCTTGCTTTCCAGTTTGACGATACGTTATTGATTGAAAAGTGGTTAAGTGGTCCTGAGTATACGGTAGCGGTATTGGGTGACGAGGTTCTACCTTCGATTCGCATTCAGCCACCGGGTATTTTTTATGACTATGAAGCGAAGTATTTGTCCGATGAGACTCAATATTTCTGCCCAAGTGGTTTAACAAGCGACCTCGAAGCGAAACTAGCAGATATCGCAATGCAAGCTTATCAAGCGGTAGGCTGTCGTGGCTGGGGACGGGTTGATGTGATGCAAGATAGTGATGGGGAATTCTATTTACTCGAAGTGAATACTTCGCCGGGAATGACCAGTCACAGTTTAGTTCCAATGGCTGCGCGTCAAGCCGGTTTGGATTTTTCGCAGTTAGTGGTACGTATTTTGGAATTGGCTAGTTGA
- the ftsQ gene encoding cell division protein FtsQ: MSQAALNVRHHNQNSGQDEDPRSRPSNGAFLGGLIFFLMVVGTIVWSGWTVMNWMKDADRLPMSKLILTGERNYTTNDDVRKAILSLGQPGTFMTVDVNAIQNQISMMPWIRQVTVRKQWPDELKIHIAEYKPYARWNDQNMVDQEGRVFTLPPSQNGKGDYVLLYGPQGSQTEVLKEFAVLSGILAKNNLKLKSVSMTARHAWQIILDNDVRVELGKKDVLERLNRFLELYPLLQQTTDKRVDYVDLRYTSGAAVGWAPLLVDAPQGFQ; the protein is encoded by the coding sequence ATGTCACAGGCAGCGTTAAACGTAAGGCATCATAATCAGAATAGCGGTCAAGATGAAGATCCGCGCTCAAGACCAAGTAATGGGGCTTTTCTGGGCGGATTGATTTTCTTCCTGATGGTCGTCGGCACCATTGTGTGGAGCGGCTGGACTGTGATGAACTGGATGAAGGATGCCGATAGGCTGCCAATGTCCAAACTGATATTAACGGGAGAGCGCAACTACACCACCAATGACGATGTACGAAAGGCAATTTTGTCATTAGGTCAGCCGGGAACCTTTATGACGGTGGATGTGAATGCGATTCAAAACCAAATCAGTATGATGCCATGGATACGCCAAGTTACAGTGCGTAAACAGTGGCCGGATGAATTAAAAATCCATATTGCGGAGTACAAACCCTACGCAAGATGGAATGACCAAAACATGGTCGACCAAGAAGGGCGCGTATTTACCCTTCCACCAAGTCAAAATGGTAAAGGCGATTATGTGTTGCTGTATGGTCCGCAAGGAAGCCAAACAGAGGTTTTGAAAGAATTTGCTGTGCTAAGTGGTATTTTGGCGAAAAATAACTTGAAACTAAAATCCGTTTCTATGACAGCGCGCCATGCATGGCAGATTATTTTAGATAATGATGTAAGAGTCGAACTTGGGAAAAAAGATGTGTTAGAGCGGTTAAACCGTTTTCTCGAGCTTTATCCGCTTTTACAGCAAACGACTGATAAACGCGTCGACTATGTTGATTTGCGTTATACCAGTGGGGCAGCGGTGGGGTGGGCTCCTCTATTAGTTGACGCACCGCAAGGCTTCCAATAA
- the murC gene encoding UDP-N-acetylmuramate--L-alanine ligase, which yields MRRVRHIHFVGIGGAGMGGIAEVLANEGYEISGSDLAPNAVTQQLTELGATIYFNHRPENVENASVVVVSTAISAENPEIQAAKELRIPVIRRAEMLAELMRYRHGIAVAGTHGKTTTTAMISGIYAQAGLDPTFVNGGLVKSAGTHARLGSSRYLIAEADESDASFLHLQPLVAVVTNIEADHMDTYQGNFENLTDTFINFLHNLPFYGRAVMCIDDPVIRSLLPKIGRYITTYGFSDDADVRITKYEQKGNQGFFTIAREGMPELTVVLNAPGRHNALNATAAVAVATEEGIDDLHILSALVEFQGTGRRFDFLGNYALRNVNGKEGEVMLVDDYGHHPTEVDATIKAARAGWPDKRIVMVFQPHRYTRTRDLYDDFANVLGQVDVLLMLEVYSAGEKPVPGADSRSLCRTIRSRGQVDPIFVAEPEQVSHMLAQVLDDNDLILVQGAGNIGKIAKNLAETKLQPPMVEE from the coding sequence ATGCGTAGAGTACGGCACATTCATTTTGTCGGCATCGGTGGTGCTGGCATGGGTGGTATCGCTGAAGTGTTGGCTAACGAAGGTTATGAAATTAGTGGTTCAGATTTAGCACCTAATGCGGTGACTCAGCAGCTAACTGAGTTGGGCGCCACTATCTATTTTAATCATCGCCCTGAAAACGTTGAAAATGCGAGTGTGGTGGTAGTTTCTACGGCTATTTCTGCAGAGAACCCTGAAATTCAAGCTGCGAAAGAGCTGCGTATCCCTGTTATTCGCCGTGCCGAAATGCTGGCTGAATTAATGCGCTACCGTCATGGTATCGCAGTGGCGGGAACTCACGGTAAAACAACGACAACGGCAATGATTTCTGGGATCTACGCGCAAGCGGGATTAGACCCAACATTTGTGAATGGCGGATTAGTGAAATCAGCGGGAACTCATGCACGATTAGGTAGCAGCCGTTACTTGATCGCTGAAGCGGATGAAAGCGATGCGTCATTCTTGCATTTACAGCCACTAGTTGCGGTTGTGACGAACATTGAAGCGGACCACATGGATACCTATCAGGGTAATTTTGAAAACCTGACAGATACCTTCATCAACTTCCTGCATAACTTGCCATTCTATGGCCGTGCAGTGATGTGTATCGATGACCCGGTGATCCGTTCATTATTACCAAAAATCGGTCGTTACATTACCACTTACGGCTTTAGTGACGATGCGGATGTTCGTATCACCAAGTACGAGCAAAAAGGGAACCAAGGCTTTTTCACGATTGCTCGTGAAGGAATGCCAGAGTTGACTGTCGTGCTGAATGCACCTGGTCGCCATAATGCGCTTAATGCAACGGCGGCTGTTGCGGTGGCAACTGAAGAAGGCATCGACGATTTACACATTTTGTCTGCACTCGTGGAATTCCAAGGGACAGGTCGTCGTTTCGATTTCCTAGGTAACTACGCGCTGCGTAATGTGAATGGCAAAGAAGGCGAAGTGATGCTGGTGGATGACTATGGTCACCATCCAACAGAAGTGGATGCCACCATTAAAGCTGCTCGCGCAGGCTGGCCAGATAAACGTATCGTGATGGTTTTCCAGCCTCATCGTTATACACGTACTCGTGACTTATACGATGATTTTGCAAACGTGCTGGGACAGGTAGATGTCTTGCTAATGCTGGAAGTTTATTCTGCGGGAGAGAAGCCGGTTCCGGGGGCGGATAGCCGATCATTATGCCGTACAATCCGCAGTCGTGGGCAGGTTGATCCTATCTTTGTGGCAGAACCTGAACAAGTTTCACATATGCTGGCACAAGTTCTTGATGATAACGACTTAATTTTAGTTCAAGGCGCAGGAAATATTGGTAAAATAGCCAAAAACCTAGCAGAAACGAAATTACAGCCACCGATGGTTGAGGAATAA